TCGACCGGCCCTGCGACGCGCGCGATGTCGACCAGCGAGAAGTCGGAATAACCCGTGACGATCACGATCTGGATATCGGGGTCGAGCGCGCGGATACGGCGTGCGGTGTCGCGCCCGTCGATCCCGGCCGGCATCCGAACGTCGATGAAGGCGATGCGGAACGGGTCGCCCGCGGCCAGCGCGCGCTCCACCTCCGCCACGGCATCCAGCCCCTGGAGATGGTGGACGGTGTCGAAGACCGGCGCGTCGTCGTTGTGCGGCGGTGCGTCGGGCAGGTCGCCGAACAGCTCGCCCGCCATCGCCGACAGCGCCGCGGCGGATGCCGGCGGCGGCGACAGCGCCAGACGATAGCCGTCGTGTACTGTCGGTTCGTCGTCGACGATCAGGATCCGCATCGGTCTTCCCTCCCCCCCGGGATCGCCGGCACGTCCGGCGCGTGGATGGTGGGGTAAGCGCGGAGGGTTAAGCAGCCGTAAACCGTGTCTCCAGCGCTATCTCGCCCAGCACCACCGCACCCAGCGGACCGGCGTTGCCGCCCAGCGCCGCGGGGACGATGAACGTGTCCATGGCCTGCACCTGCGGCAGCGCGACATAGCCGTTCAGATGCGCCGCGGTGGCGCGCCGCAACCGCGGCAGCAGGTCCGGATTGCCCACCATGACGCCGCCGCCCAGCACGATGCGGCGCGGCACCCCCGTCAGCGTCAGCGTCGCGAAGAGGTGCGACAGCGCATCGACCACCGTATCCCAGGCGGGATCGTCGAGCGACAGCGCCTCGCCCTTCACCCCCGTCCGCGCCGCGATCGCCGGCCCCGCGGCCAGCCCCTCGACGCAGGCGCCGTGGAACGGGCAGGCCCCGCCCCAATCGTCGCCCAGCAGCCGCGGCGGGCGGATATGCCCCAGTTCCGAATGGGTCATGCCGTCGACCGGCCGGCCGTGCGCGATCATCCCCGCGCCCACGCCGGTGCCGACCGTGACATAGGCCAGGTCGCCCAGCCCCTGCCCGGCGCCCCAGCGCGCCTCGCCCATCGCCGCGCCCACGACATCGCTGTGAAAGCCGACCGGCACGCCGTAGCGCGCCTTCAGCCGCTTCGCGATATCGGTATTGGCCCAGTGCGGCTTGGGCGTTGAGGTGATGTGCCCATAGTCGCCCGCCGCCGGATCGATCGAGACGGGCCCGAAGCTGGCGACGCCGATCGCGGCGAACTCGCGCCAGCCATCGAGGGCGGCCTCCAGCGCGGGCAGCGTCTCGTCCGGGTGCGTGGTCGGGACGCGCACTTCCTCCAGGATATGATCCGGGCCGCTCGCCAGGATCGCGATGCACTTCGTGCCCCCCAGCTCCACTCCGGCGATCAGTCGCTCCGACGTCGGCATTCAGTCGTCCTCCTGGGCCGCGGCGTCGATCCGGCGCAGCATGTCGGTGAATTGTCGCAGCTCATGCGCGTCGAACCGGCCGAAGATGCGACGTTCCCACTCCATCGCCTTGGGCGCGATCTCGGCATAGAGCGCGCGGCCGGCATCGGTCAGCGTCAAATGGTGCGAGCGGCGGTCGCCCGGATTGGGCGCGCGCGCCAGCAGCCCCCGCGCGGTCAGCGCGATCGCGGCGCGGCTGACCGTCACCTTGTCCATCCGGCTGAGCTCGCCCAGCTGCGCCTGCGTGATCGGGGCATGTTCCGCGATCAGCGCGATCAGCCGCCACTCCGGGATCGATAACCCGAACAGCGCGTCATACGCCTGTGCGATCCGGTCGCTCACGCGATTGGACGTCACCGACAGCAGGTACGGCAGGAAACGGTCGAGATGAAGGCGTTCGGCCATGGGACAGTCGCGCTACCACGGGACGCGGCGCAGCGGAACCGGGCGGCGCAATGTTGCATTATCGTGACGACAGGCTGATGGTGTCGACACGATGACCGTGATACGCGCGAACGGAATAGAGATCGATTACGAGGACCACGGCCCCGCCGACGGTCCCGCGGTGCTGCTCGTCATGGGGCTGGGCGCGCAGCTGGTGCGCTGGCCGATGGCGATGGTCGACGGGCTGGTGGCGCATGGCTACCGCGTCATCCGTTTCGACAATCGCGACGTCGGCCTGTCGACGAAGTTCGATCACGCCGGCGTCCCCGGCATCGTATGGACCGCGATCCAGAAGCGGTGCGGGCTCACCCCCGTCGTGCCCTATACGCTGACCGACATGGCGCAGGACGCGGTCGGGCTGCTCGACGCGCTGTCGATCCCGCGCGCGCATGTCGTCGGCGCCTCGATGGGGGGCATGATCGCGCAGCTGATGGCGGCACGCTGGCCAGATCGGGTGGAGACGCTCACCTCGATCATGTCCACCACCGGCCGCGCCGATTGCTCGCGTCCGACGATGCGCACCACGGCGCTGCTGCTGCGCCACCCGCGCAGCGACGATGTGGAGGCGATCGTCGCGCATGGCACGATGGCCGGGCGCGCGGTCGGCGGGCGTTTCCCGATGGAGGATGCCTTCATGGCGGAGCGCATCCGCAGCGAAACGCTGCGCAACCGCTGCCCCACCGGCTTCCTGCGCCAGATGGCGGCGATCATCGCCGATGGCGACCGCACCGAACGGCTGCGCCGTATCACCGCCCCGACGCTGGTGATCCACGGCAGCGACGATCCGCTGGTGCCCGTCGCCGGCGGTCGTGAGACGGCACGCGCCATACCCGGCGCGCGCCTGCTCGAGATCGAGGGCATGGGGCACACGCTGCCGCCGCAGGTCATTCCTCAGATCGTCGACGCCATCGCCGCGCACGCCCGCGCCCTCCCCCCGGTGGCCCGCGCCGCGTGAGCTCCCCGCGCCCCGCGGTGCGGATCGACATGGTGTCGGACATCGTGTGTCCGTGGTGCGCGATCGGCCTTGCCGAACTGGAACGCGCGATCGCCAGGGTGGGCGAT
The sequence above is drawn from the Sphingomonas adhaesiva genome and encodes:
- a CDS encoding ROK family protein — encoded protein: MPTSERLIAGVELGGTKCIAILASGPDHILEEVRVPTTHPDETLPALEAALDGWREFAAIGVASFGPVSIDPAAGDYGHITSTPKPHWANTDIAKRLKARYGVPVGFHSDVVGAAMGEARWGAGQGLGDLAYVTVGTGVGAGMIAHGRPVDGMTHSELGHIRPPRLLGDDWGGACPFHGACVEGLAAGPAIAARTGVKGEALSLDDPAWDTVVDALSHLFATLTLTGVPRRIVLGGGVMVGNPDLLPRLRRATAAHLNGYVALPQVQAMDTFIVPAALGGNAGPLGAVVLGEIALETRFTAA
- a CDS encoding MarR family winged helix-turn-helix transcriptional regulator, coding for MAERLHLDRFLPYLLSVTSNRVSDRIAQAYDALFGLSIPEWRLIALIAEHAPITQAQLGELSRMDKVTVSRAAIALTARGLLARAPNPGDRRSHHLTLTDAGRALYAEIAPKAMEWERRIFGRFDAHELRQFTDMLRRIDAAAQEDD
- a CDS encoding alpha/beta fold hydrolase, which encodes MTVIRANGIEIDYEDHGPADGPAVLLVMGLGAQLVRWPMAMVDGLVAHGYRVIRFDNRDVGLSTKFDHAGVPGIVWTAIQKRCGLTPVVPYTLTDMAQDAVGLLDALSIPRAHVVGASMGGMIAQLMAARWPDRVETLTSIMSTTGRADCSRPTMRTTALLLRHPRSDDVEAIVAHGTMAGRAVGGRFPMEDAFMAERIRSETLRNRCPTGFLRQMAAIIADGDRTERLRRITAPTLVIHGSDDPLVPVAGGRETARAIPGARLLEIEGMGHTLPPQVIPQIVDAIAAHARALPPVARAA